One window of Esox lucius isolate fEsoLuc1 chromosome 25, fEsoLuc1.pri, whole genome shotgun sequence genomic DNA carries:
- the trim2a gene encoding tripartite motif-containing protein 2 isoform X4, protein MASEGSSSIPSPVVRQIDKQFLICSICLDRYNNPKVLPCLHTFCERCLQNYIPAHSLTLSCPVCRQTSILPEKGVAALQINFFITNLMDVLQRSPDSRSQECAAQDNVNVVAVRQSLSCPNHGGNVMEFYCPPCETAMCQECTSGEHAEHPTVPLKDVVEQHKASLQDQLDTVKNRLPEIDSALQMLSEILQQLTNQKSSIEGDIHTTFDELQKTLNVRKSVLLMELEVNYGLKQKVLQTQLDTLLQGQDGINSSCNFTEQALSHGTEAEVLLVKKQMSERLAKLANQDLPLQPGENDQLDFLVETEGLKKSIHNLGTIVTTNAVASETVATGEGLRQCVAGLPTSVTITTKDKDGELCKMGNAVITVEIATPEGSVCDGEILDNKNGTYEYLFTAPKEGGFTLSLRLYDQHIKGSPFKIKATKSVDVSPSTESAKKRLKSPGSSHVKQKAIKRPASMYSTGKRKENPIEDDLIFRIGTKGRNKGEFTNLQGVAASSLGKVLIADSNNQCVQIFSNDGLFKSRFGVRGRSPGQLQRPTGVAVHPSGDIIIADYDNKWVSIFSSDGKFKTKIGSGKLMGPKGVSVDRNGHIIVVDNKACCVFIFQPNGKLVTKFGNRGNGDRQFAGTLNGPHFAAVNHNNEIIVTDFHNHSVKVFNTEGEFLLKFGSNGEGNGQFNAPTGVAVDVNGNIIVADWGNSRIQVFDGSGSFLSYINTSADPLYGPQGLALTSDGHVVVADSGNHCFKVYRYLQ, encoded by the exons GTGCCTGCAGAACTACATCCCGGCCCACAGCTTGACGCTGTCGTGTCCCGTGTGCCGCCAGACATCCATCTTACCAGAAAAAGGCGTGGCGGCACTGCAGATCAACTTCTTCATCACCAACCTGATGGACGTGTTGCAGCGCTCCCCCGACAGCCGCAGCCAGGAGTGTGCTGCCCAGGACAACGTCAATGTCGTGGCGGTGCGCCAGTCGCTTTCCTGTCCCAACCACGGAGGAAAT GTCATGGAATTCTACTGTCCACCGTGTGAGACGGCCATGTGTCAGGAATGTACGAGTGGTGAACATGCCGAGCACCCCACCGTGCCCCTCAAAGATGTGGTGGAGCAGCACAAGGCCTCACTGCAGGACCAGCTTGACACCGTCAAGAACAG GTTGCCTGAGATCGATTCGGCCTTACAGATGCTGtcagagatcctgcagcagctGACCAATCAGAAGAGTTCCATCGAGGGAGATATCCACACTACGTTTGATGAGCTGCAGAAGACCCTGAATGTTCGCAAGAGCGTCCTGCTCATGGAGCTAGAGGTCAACTATGGGCTCAAGCAGAAG GTGCTCCAAACTCAGCTGGACACGTTGCTCCAGGGCCAGGATGGCATCAACAGCAGCTGCAACTTTACTGAGCAGGCCCTGAGTCATGGCACTGAGGCGGAGGTTCTGCTCGTCAAGAAGCAGATGAGCGAGCGGCTCGCCAAGCTGGCCAACCAGGATCTCCCTCTACAACCCGGAGAGAATGACCAGTTAGACTTTCTGGTGGAGACCGAGGGCCTCAAGAAGTCCATCCACAACCTGGGCACCATCGTCACCACCAACGCCGTGGCATCTGAGACTGTGGCCACAGGCGAGGGACTGAGGCAGTGCGTGGCGGGCCTTCCCACCTCAGTCACCATCACAACCAAAGACAAGGACGGTGAGCTGTGCAAGATGGGGAATGCCGTCATCACGGTGGAGATCGCCACGCCTGAAGGCAGCGTGTGTGATGGCGAGATTCTTGACAACAAGAACGGGACCTATGAGTATCTGTTCACGGCGCCAAAGGAAGGTGGTTTTACACTGTCTCTGCGTCTGTATGACCAACACATTAAAGGAAGTCCCTTTAAAATTAAAGCAACAAAGTCGGTGGATGTGTCACCTAGTACAGAAAGTGCCAAGAAGAGGCTGAAGTCCCCTGGAAGTAGTCACGTCAAGCAGAAGGCCATCAAGCGGCCAGCCAGTATGTACAGCACaggaaaaaggaaagagaaCCCCATTGAAGATGACCTTATTTTCCGGATCG GTACAAAGGGAAGGAACAAAGGAGAATTTACCAATCTACAGGGTGTGGCTGCTTCCTCGCTGGGCAAGGTTTTGATAGCAGACAGCAACAACCAATGTGTTCAG ATCTTCTCTAATGATGGACTGTTTAAGAGCCGCTTTGGGGTGCGGGGGCGGTCTCCAGGGCAACTGCAGCGGCCCACAGGTGTGGCTGTCCACCCCAGTGGTGACATCATCATAGCCGACTACGACAACAAGTGGGTCAGCATCTTTTCCAGTGACGGGAAGTTCAAA ACTAAGATTGGCTCGGGCAAGCTGATGGGCCCCAAAGGTGTGTCGGTTGACAGGAATGGCCACATTATTGTTGTGGACAATAAGGCGTGCTGCGTTTTTATCTTCCAGCCCAATGGCAAGCTGGTCACCAAGTTTGGTAACCGCGGAAACGGCGATCGGCAGTTTGCAGGTACACTCAATG GTCCTCACTTTGCTGCTGTCAACcataacaatgaaataattgtcACAGACTTCCATAATCATTCTGTGAAG GTTTTTAACACAGAGGGAGAATTCCTGCTGAAGTTCGGTTCCAATGGGGAGGGGAATGGACAGTTCAACGCCCCTACAGGGGTGGCCGTGGATGTCAATGGCAACATCATTGTGGCAGACTGGGGCAACAGCCGGATACAG gTGTTTGATGGTAGTGGTTCATTCCTGTCCTACATCAACACATCTGCAGACCCTCTCTATGGTCCCCAGGGCCTGGCCCTCACCTCTGATGGCCACGTGGTGGTGGCCGACTCCGGGAACCACTGTTTTAAAGTCTATCGTTACCTGCAGTAg
- the trim2a gene encoding tripartite motif-containing protein 2 isoform X5 — MASEGSSSIPSPVVRQIDKQFLICSICLDRYNNPKVLPCLHTFCERCLQNYIPAHSLTLSCPVCRQTSILPEKGVAALQINFFITNLMDVLQRSPDSRSQECAAQDNVNVVAVRQSLSCPNHGGNVMEFYCPPCETAMCQECTSGEHAEHPTVPLKDVVEQHKASLQDQLDTVKNRLPEIDSALQMLSEILQQLTNQKSSIEGDIHTTFDELQKTLNVRKSVLLMELEVNYGLKQKVLQTQLDTLLQGQDGINSSCNFTEQALSHGTEAEVLLVKKQMSERLAKLANQDLPLQPGENDQLDFLVETEGLKKSIHNLGTIVTTNAVASETVATGEGLRQCVAGLPTSVTITTKDKDGELCKMGNAVITVEIATPEGSVCDGEILDNKNGTYEYLFTAPKEGGFTLSLRLYDQHIKGSPFKIKATKSVDVSPSTESAKKRLKSPGSSHVKQKAIKRPASMYSTGKRKENPIEDDLIFRIGTKGRNKGEFTNLQGVAASSLGKVLIADSNNQCVQIFSNDGLFKSRFGVRGRSPGQLQRPTGVAVHPSGDIIIADYDNKWVSIFSSDGKFKTKIGSGKLMGPKGVSVDRNGHIIVVDNKACCVFIFQPNGKLVTKFGNRGNGDRQFAGPHFAAVNHNNEIIVTDFHNHSVKVFNTEGEFLLKFGSNGEGNGQFNAPTGVAVDVNGNIIVADWGNSRIQVFDGSGSFLSYINTSADPLYGPQGLALTSDGHVVVADSGNHCFKVYRYLQ, encoded by the exons GTGCCTGCAGAACTACATCCCGGCCCACAGCTTGACGCTGTCGTGTCCCGTGTGCCGCCAGACATCCATCTTACCAGAAAAAGGCGTGGCGGCACTGCAGATCAACTTCTTCATCACCAACCTGATGGACGTGTTGCAGCGCTCCCCCGACAGCCGCAGCCAGGAGTGTGCTGCCCAGGACAACGTCAATGTCGTGGCGGTGCGCCAGTCGCTTTCCTGTCCCAACCACGGAGGAAAT GTCATGGAATTCTACTGTCCACCGTGTGAGACGGCCATGTGTCAGGAATGTACGAGTGGTGAACATGCCGAGCACCCCACCGTGCCCCTCAAAGATGTGGTGGAGCAGCACAAGGCCTCACTGCAGGACCAGCTTGACACCGTCAAGAACAG GTTGCCTGAGATCGATTCGGCCTTACAGATGCTGtcagagatcctgcagcagctGACCAATCAGAAGAGTTCCATCGAGGGAGATATCCACACTACGTTTGATGAGCTGCAGAAGACCCTGAATGTTCGCAAGAGCGTCCTGCTCATGGAGCTAGAGGTCAACTATGGGCTCAAGCAGAAG GTGCTCCAAACTCAGCTGGACACGTTGCTCCAGGGCCAGGATGGCATCAACAGCAGCTGCAACTTTACTGAGCAGGCCCTGAGTCATGGCACTGAGGCGGAGGTTCTGCTCGTCAAGAAGCAGATGAGCGAGCGGCTCGCCAAGCTGGCCAACCAGGATCTCCCTCTACAACCCGGAGAGAATGACCAGTTAGACTTTCTGGTGGAGACCGAGGGCCTCAAGAAGTCCATCCACAACCTGGGCACCATCGTCACCACCAACGCCGTGGCATCTGAGACTGTGGCCACAGGCGAGGGACTGAGGCAGTGCGTGGCGGGCCTTCCCACCTCAGTCACCATCACAACCAAAGACAAGGACGGTGAGCTGTGCAAGATGGGGAATGCCGTCATCACGGTGGAGATCGCCACGCCTGAAGGCAGCGTGTGTGATGGCGAGATTCTTGACAACAAGAACGGGACCTATGAGTATCTGTTCACGGCGCCAAAGGAAGGTGGTTTTACACTGTCTCTGCGTCTGTATGACCAACACATTAAAGGAAGTCCCTTTAAAATTAAAGCAACAAAGTCGGTGGATGTGTCACCTAGTACAGAAAGTGCCAAGAAGAGGCTGAAGTCCCCTGGAAGTAGTCACGTCAAGCAGAAGGCCATCAAGCGGCCAGCCAGTATGTACAGCACaggaaaaaggaaagagaaCCCCATTGAAGATGACCTTATTTTCCGGATCG GTACAAAGGGAAGGAACAAAGGAGAATTTACCAATCTACAGGGTGTGGCTGCTTCCTCGCTGGGCAAGGTTTTGATAGCAGACAGCAACAACCAATGTGTTCAG ATCTTCTCTAATGATGGACTGTTTAAGAGCCGCTTTGGGGTGCGGGGGCGGTCTCCAGGGCAACTGCAGCGGCCCACAGGTGTGGCTGTCCACCCCAGTGGTGACATCATCATAGCCGACTACGACAACAAGTGGGTCAGCATCTTTTCCAGTGACGGGAAGTTCAAA ACTAAGATTGGCTCGGGCAAGCTGATGGGCCCCAAAGGTGTGTCGGTTGACAGGAATGGCCACATTATTGTTGTGGACAATAAGGCGTGCTGCGTTTTTATCTTCCAGCCCAATGGCAAGCTGGTCACCAAGTTTGGTAACCGCGGAAACGGCGATCGGCAGTTTGCAG GTCCTCACTTTGCTGCTGTCAACcataacaatgaaataattgtcACAGACTTCCATAATCATTCTGTGAAG GTTTTTAACACAGAGGGAGAATTCCTGCTGAAGTTCGGTTCCAATGGGGAGGGGAATGGACAGTTCAACGCCCCTACAGGGGTGGCCGTGGATGTCAATGGCAACATCATTGTGGCAGACTGGGGCAACAGCCGGATACAG gTGTTTGATGGTAGTGGTTCATTCCTGTCCTACATCAACACATCTGCAGACCCTCTCTATGGTCCCCAGGGCCTGGCCCTCACCTCTGATGGCCACGTGGTGGTGGCCGACTCCGGGAACCACTGTTTTAAAGTCTATCGTTACCTGCAGTAg
- the trim2a gene encoding tripartite motif-containing protein 2 isoform X2: protein MASEGSSSIPSPVVRQIDKQFLICSICLDRYNNPKVLPCLHTFCERCLQNYIPAHSLTLSCPVCRQTSILPEKGVAALQINFFITNLMDVLQRSPDSRSQECAAQDNVNVVAVRQSLSCPNHGGNVGYNEPSRHRQCHNDVSEVMEFYCPPCETAMCQECTSGEHAEHPTVPLKDVVEQHKASLQDQLDTVKNRLPEIDSALQMLSEILQQLTNQKSSIEGDIHTTFDELQKTLNVRKSVLLMELEVNYGLKQKVLQTQLDTLLQGQDGINSSCNFTEQALSHGTEAEVLLVKKQMSERLAKLANQDLPLQPGENDQLDFLVETEGLKKSIHNLGTIVTTNAVASETVATGEGLRQCVAGLPTSVTITTKDKDGELCKMGNAVITVEIATPEGSVCDGEILDNKNGTYEYLFTAPKEGGFTLSLRLYDQHIKGSPFKIKATKSVDVSPSTESAKKRLKSPGSSHVKQKAIKRPASMYSTGKRKENPIEDDLIFRIGTKGRNKGEFTNLQGVAASSLGKVLIADSNNQCVQIFSNDGLFKSRFGVRGRSPGQLQRPTGVAVHPSGDIIIADYDNKWVSIFSSDGKFKTKIGSGKLMGPKGVSVDRNGHIIVVDNKACCVFIFQPNGKLVTKFGNRGNGDRQFAGPHFAAVNHNNEIIVTDFHNHSVKVFNTEGEFLLKFGSNGEGNGQFNAPTGVAVDVNGNIIVADWGNSRIQVFDGSGSFLSYINTSADPLYGPQGLALTSDGHVVVADSGNHCFKVYRYLQ from the exons GTGCCTGCAGAACTACATCCCGGCCCACAGCTTGACGCTGTCGTGTCCCGTGTGCCGCCAGACATCCATCTTACCAGAAAAAGGCGTGGCGGCACTGCAGATCAACTTCTTCATCACCAACCTGATGGACGTGTTGCAGCGCTCCCCCGACAGCCGCAGCCAGGAGTGTGCTGCCCAGGACAACGTCAATGTCGTGGCGGTGCGCCAGTCGCTTTCCTGTCCCAACCACGGAGGAAATGTAGGATATAACGAACCGTCAAGACACAGGCAGTGCCACAATGACGTATCAGAG GTCATGGAATTCTACTGTCCACCGTGTGAGACGGCCATGTGTCAGGAATGTACGAGTGGTGAACATGCCGAGCACCCCACCGTGCCCCTCAAAGATGTGGTGGAGCAGCACAAGGCCTCACTGCAGGACCAGCTTGACACCGTCAAGAACAG GTTGCCTGAGATCGATTCGGCCTTACAGATGCTGtcagagatcctgcagcagctGACCAATCAGAAGAGTTCCATCGAGGGAGATATCCACACTACGTTTGATGAGCTGCAGAAGACCCTGAATGTTCGCAAGAGCGTCCTGCTCATGGAGCTAGAGGTCAACTATGGGCTCAAGCAGAAG GTGCTCCAAACTCAGCTGGACACGTTGCTCCAGGGCCAGGATGGCATCAACAGCAGCTGCAACTTTACTGAGCAGGCCCTGAGTCATGGCACTGAGGCGGAGGTTCTGCTCGTCAAGAAGCAGATGAGCGAGCGGCTCGCCAAGCTGGCCAACCAGGATCTCCCTCTACAACCCGGAGAGAATGACCAGTTAGACTTTCTGGTGGAGACCGAGGGCCTCAAGAAGTCCATCCACAACCTGGGCACCATCGTCACCACCAACGCCGTGGCATCTGAGACTGTGGCCACAGGCGAGGGACTGAGGCAGTGCGTGGCGGGCCTTCCCACCTCAGTCACCATCACAACCAAAGACAAGGACGGTGAGCTGTGCAAGATGGGGAATGCCGTCATCACGGTGGAGATCGCCACGCCTGAAGGCAGCGTGTGTGATGGCGAGATTCTTGACAACAAGAACGGGACCTATGAGTATCTGTTCACGGCGCCAAAGGAAGGTGGTTTTACACTGTCTCTGCGTCTGTATGACCAACACATTAAAGGAAGTCCCTTTAAAATTAAAGCAACAAAGTCGGTGGATGTGTCACCTAGTACAGAAAGTGCCAAGAAGAGGCTGAAGTCCCCTGGAAGTAGTCACGTCAAGCAGAAGGCCATCAAGCGGCCAGCCAGTATGTACAGCACaggaaaaaggaaagagaaCCCCATTGAAGATGACCTTATTTTCCGGATCG GTACAAAGGGAAGGAACAAAGGAGAATTTACCAATCTACAGGGTGTGGCTGCTTCCTCGCTGGGCAAGGTTTTGATAGCAGACAGCAACAACCAATGTGTTCAG ATCTTCTCTAATGATGGACTGTTTAAGAGCCGCTTTGGGGTGCGGGGGCGGTCTCCAGGGCAACTGCAGCGGCCCACAGGTGTGGCTGTCCACCCCAGTGGTGACATCATCATAGCCGACTACGACAACAAGTGGGTCAGCATCTTTTCCAGTGACGGGAAGTTCAAA ACTAAGATTGGCTCGGGCAAGCTGATGGGCCCCAAAGGTGTGTCGGTTGACAGGAATGGCCACATTATTGTTGTGGACAATAAGGCGTGCTGCGTTTTTATCTTCCAGCCCAATGGCAAGCTGGTCACCAAGTTTGGTAACCGCGGAAACGGCGATCGGCAGTTTGCAG GTCCTCACTTTGCTGCTGTCAACcataacaatgaaataattgtcACAGACTTCCATAATCATTCTGTGAAG GTTTTTAACACAGAGGGAGAATTCCTGCTGAAGTTCGGTTCCAATGGGGAGGGGAATGGACAGTTCAACGCCCCTACAGGGGTGGCCGTGGATGTCAATGGCAACATCATTGTGGCAGACTGGGGCAACAGCCGGATACAG gTGTTTGATGGTAGTGGTTCATTCCTGTCCTACATCAACACATCTGCAGACCCTCTCTATGGTCCCCAGGGCCTGGCCCTCACCTCTGATGGCCACGTGGTGGTGGCCGACTCCGGGAACCACTGTTTTAAAGTCTATCGTTACCTGCAGTAg
- the trim2a gene encoding tripartite motif-containing protein 2 isoform X3 yields the protein MASEGSSSIPSPVVRQIDKQFLICSICLDRYNNPKVLPCLHTFCERCLQNYIPAHSLTLSCPVCRQTSILPEKGVAALQINFFITNLMDVLQRSPDSRSQECAAQDNVNVVAVRQSLSCPNHGGNVGYNEPSRHRQCHNDVSEVMEFYCPPCETAMCQECTSGEHAEHPTVPLKDVVEQHKASLQDQLDTVKNRLPEIDSALQMLSEILQQLTNQKSSIEGDIHTTFDELQKTLNVRKSVLLMELEVNYGLKQKVLQTQLDTLLQGQDGINSSCNFTEQALSHGTEAEVLLVKKQMSERLAKLANQDLPLQPGENDQLDFLVETEGLKKSIHNLGTIVTTNAVASETVATGEGLRQCVAGLPTSVTITTKDKDGELCKMGNAVITVEIATPEGSVCDGEILDNKNGTYEYLFTAPKEGGFTLSLRLYDQHIKGSPFKIKATKSVDVSPSTESAKKRLKSPGSSHVKQKAIKRPASMYSTGKRKENPIEDDLIFRIGTKGRNKGEFTNLQGVAASSLGKVLIADSNNQCVQIFSNDGLFKSRFGVRGRSPGQLQRPTGVAVHPSGDIIIADYDNKWVSIFSSDGKFKTKIGSGKLMGPKGVSVDRNGHIIVVDNKACCVFIFQPNGKLVTKFGNRGNGDRQFAGTLNGPHFAAVNHNNEIIVTDFHNHSVKVFNTEGEFLLKFGSNGEGNGQFNAPTGVAVDVNGNIIVADWGNSRIQLLCLQDSLGCTATSRYSPHSKPYGTLPNCRAPQTHSGV from the exons GTGCCTGCAGAACTACATCCCGGCCCACAGCTTGACGCTGTCGTGTCCCGTGTGCCGCCAGACATCCATCTTACCAGAAAAAGGCGTGGCGGCACTGCAGATCAACTTCTTCATCACCAACCTGATGGACGTGTTGCAGCGCTCCCCCGACAGCCGCAGCCAGGAGTGTGCTGCCCAGGACAACGTCAATGTCGTGGCGGTGCGCCAGTCGCTTTCCTGTCCCAACCACGGAGGAAATGTAGGATATAACGAACCGTCAAGACACAGGCAGTGCCACAATGACGTATCAGAG GTCATGGAATTCTACTGTCCACCGTGTGAGACGGCCATGTGTCAGGAATGTACGAGTGGTGAACATGCCGAGCACCCCACCGTGCCCCTCAAAGATGTGGTGGAGCAGCACAAGGCCTCACTGCAGGACCAGCTTGACACCGTCAAGAACAG GTTGCCTGAGATCGATTCGGCCTTACAGATGCTGtcagagatcctgcagcagctGACCAATCAGAAGAGTTCCATCGAGGGAGATATCCACACTACGTTTGATGAGCTGCAGAAGACCCTGAATGTTCGCAAGAGCGTCCTGCTCATGGAGCTAGAGGTCAACTATGGGCTCAAGCAGAAG GTGCTCCAAACTCAGCTGGACACGTTGCTCCAGGGCCAGGATGGCATCAACAGCAGCTGCAACTTTACTGAGCAGGCCCTGAGTCATGGCACTGAGGCGGAGGTTCTGCTCGTCAAGAAGCAGATGAGCGAGCGGCTCGCCAAGCTGGCCAACCAGGATCTCCCTCTACAACCCGGAGAGAATGACCAGTTAGACTTTCTGGTGGAGACCGAGGGCCTCAAGAAGTCCATCCACAACCTGGGCACCATCGTCACCACCAACGCCGTGGCATCTGAGACTGTGGCCACAGGCGAGGGACTGAGGCAGTGCGTGGCGGGCCTTCCCACCTCAGTCACCATCACAACCAAAGACAAGGACGGTGAGCTGTGCAAGATGGGGAATGCCGTCATCACGGTGGAGATCGCCACGCCTGAAGGCAGCGTGTGTGATGGCGAGATTCTTGACAACAAGAACGGGACCTATGAGTATCTGTTCACGGCGCCAAAGGAAGGTGGTTTTACACTGTCTCTGCGTCTGTATGACCAACACATTAAAGGAAGTCCCTTTAAAATTAAAGCAACAAAGTCGGTGGATGTGTCACCTAGTACAGAAAGTGCCAAGAAGAGGCTGAAGTCCCCTGGAAGTAGTCACGTCAAGCAGAAGGCCATCAAGCGGCCAGCCAGTATGTACAGCACaggaaaaaggaaagagaaCCCCATTGAAGATGACCTTATTTTCCGGATCG GTACAAAGGGAAGGAACAAAGGAGAATTTACCAATCTACAGGGTGTGGCTGCTTCCTCGCTGGGCAAGGTTTTGATAGCAGACAGCAACAACCAATGTGTTCAG ATCTTCTCTAATGATGGACTGTTTAAGAGCCGCTTTGGGGTGCGGGGGCGGTCTCCAGGGCAACTGCAGCGGCCCACAGGTGTGGCTGTCCACCCCAGTGGTGACATCATCATAGCCGACTACGACAACAAGTGGGTCAGCATCTTTTCCAGTGACGGGAAGTTCAAA ACTAAGATTGGCTCGGGCAAGCTGATGGGCCCCAAAGGTGTGTCGGTTGACAGGAATGGCCACATTATTGTTGTGGACAATAAGGCGTGCTGCGTTTTTATCTTCCAGCCCAATGGCAAGCTGGTCACCAAGTTTGGTAACCGCGGAAACGGCGATCGGCAGTTTGCAGGTACACTCAATG GTCCTCACTTTGCTGCTGTCAACcataacaatgaaataattgtcACAGACTTCCATAATCATTCTGTGAAG GTTTTTAACACAGAGGGAGAATTCCTGCTGAAGTTCGGTTCCAATGGGGAGGGGAATGGACAGTTCAACGCCCCTACAGGGGTGGCCGTGGATGTCAATGGCAACATCATTGTGGCAGACTGGGGCAACAGCCGGATACAG TTATTGTGTTTGCAAGACAGCCTCGGCTGTACCGCCACGAGCCGTTACAGTCCTCACTCGAAACCATACGGAACACTGCCAAACTGCAGAGCTCCTCAAACCCACTCTG gTGTTTGA
- the trim2a gene encoding tripartite motif-containing protein 2 isoform X1, with protein MASEGSSSIPSPVVRQIDKQFLICSICLDRYNNPKVLPCLHTFCERCLQNYIPAHSLTLSCPVCRQTSILPEKGVAALQINFFITNLMDVLQRSPDSRSQECAAQDNVNVVAVRQSLSCPNHGGNVGYNEPSRHRQCHNDVSEVMEFYCPPCETAMCQECTSGEHAEHPTVPLKDVVEQHKASLQDQLDTVKNRLPEIDSALQMLSEILQQLTNQKSSIEGDIHTTFDELQKTLNVRKSVLLMELEVNYGLKQKVLQTQLDTLLQGQDGINSSCNFTEQALSHGTEAEVLLVKKQMSERLAKLANQDLPLQPGENDQLDFLVETEGLKKSIHNLGTIVTTNAVASETVATGEGLRQCVAGLPTSVTITTKDKDGELCKMGNAVITVEIATPEGSVCDGEILDNKNGTYEYLFTAPKEGGFTLSLRLYDQHIKGSPFKIKATKSVDVSPSTESAKKRLKSPGSSHVKQKAIKRPASMYSTGKRKENPIEDDLIFRIGTKGRNKGEFTNLQGVAASSLGKVLIADSNNQCVQIFSNDGLFKSRFGVRGRSPGQLQRPTGVAVHPSGDIIIADYDNKWVSIFSSDGKFKTKIGSGKLMGPKGVSVDRNGHIIVVDNKACCVFIFQPNGKLVTKFGNRGNGDRQFAGTLNGPHFAAVNHNNEIIVTDFHNHSVKVFNTEGEFLLKFGSNGEGNGQFNAPTGVAVDVNGNIIVADWGNSRIQVFDGSGSFLSYINTSADPLYGPQGLALTSDGHVVVADSGNHCFKVYRYLQ; from the exons GTGCCTGCAGAACTACATCCCGGCCCACAGCTTGACGCTGTCGTGTCCCGTGTGCCGCCAGACATCCATCTTACCAGAAAAAGGCGTGGCGGCACTGCAGATCAACTTCTTCATCACCAACCTGATGGACGTGTTGCAGCGCTCCCCCGACAGCCGCAGCCAGGAGTGTGCTGCCCAGGACAACGTCAATGTCGTGGCGGTGCGCCAGTCGCTTTCCTGTCCCAACCACGGAGGAAATGTAGGATATAACGAACCGTCAAGACACAGGCAGTGCCACAATGACGTATCAGAG GTCATGGAATTCTACTGTCCACCGTGTGAGACGGCCATGTGTCAGGAATGTACGAGTGGTGAACATGCCGAGCACCCCACCGTGCCCCTCAAAGATGTGGTGGAGCAGCACAAGGCCTCACTGCAGGACCAGCTTGACACCGTCAAGAACAG GTTGCCTGAGATCGATTCGGCCTTACAGATGCTGtcagagatcctgcagcagctGACCAATCAGAAGAGTTCCATCGAGGGAGATATCCACACTACGTTTGATGAGCTGCAGAAGACCCTGAATGTTCGCAAGAGCGTCCTGCTCATGGAGCTAGAGGTCAACTATGGGCTCAAGCAGAAG GTGCTCCAAACTCAGCTGGACACGTTGCTCCAGGGCCAGGATGGCATCAACAGCAGCTGCAACTTTACTGAGCAGGCCCTGAGTCATGGCACTGAGGCGGAGGTTCTGCTCGTCAAGAAGCAGATGAGCGAGCGGCTCGCCAAGCTGGCCAACCAGGATCTCCCTCTACAACCCGGAGAGAATGACCAGTTAGACTTTCTGGTGGAGACCGAGGGCCTCAAGAAGTCCATCCACAACCTGGGCACCATCGTCACCACCAACGCCGTGGCATCTGAGACTGTGGCCACAGGCGAGGGACTGAGGCAGTGCGTGGCGGGCCTTCCCACCTCAGTCACCATCACAACCAAAGACAAGGACGGTGAGCTGTGCAAGATGGGGAATGCCGTCATCACGGTGGAGATCGCCACGCCTGAAGGCAGCGTGTGTGATGGCGAGATTCTTGACAACAAGAACGGGACCTATGAGTATCTGTTCACGGCGCCAAAGGAAGGTGGTTTTACACTGTCTCTGCGTCTGTATGACCAACACATTAAAGGAAGTCCCTTTAAAATTAAAGCAACAAAGTCGGTGGATGTGTCACCTAGTACAGAAAGTGCCAAGAAGAGGCTGAAGTCCCCTGGAAGTAGTCACGTCAAGCAGAAGGCCATCAAGCGGCCAGCCAGTATGTACAGCACaggaaaaaggaaagagaaCCCCATTGAAGATGACCTTATTTTCCGGATCG GTACAAAGGGAAGGAACAAAGGAGAATTTACCAATCTACAGGGTGTGGCTGCTTCCTCGCTGGGCAAGGTTTTGATAGCAGACAGCAACAACCAATGTGTTCAG ATCTTCTCTAATGATGGACTGTTTAAGAGCCGCTTTGGGGTGCGGGGGCGGTCTCCAGGGCAACTGCAGCGGCCCACAGGTGTGGCTGTCCACCCCAGTGGTGACATCATCATAGCCGACTACGACAACAAGTGGGTCAGCATCTTTTCCAGTGACGGGAAGTTCAAA ACTAAGATTGGCTCGGGCAAGCTGATGGGCCCCAAAGGTGTGTCGGTTGACAGGAATGGCCACATTATTGTTGTGGACAATAAGGCGTGCTGCGTTTTTATCTTCCAGCCCAATGGCAAGCTGGTCACCAAGTTTGGTAACCGCGGAAACGGCGATCGGCAGTTTGCAGGTACACTCAATG GTCCTCACTTTGCTGCTGTCAACcataacaatgaaataattgtcACAGACTTCCATAATCATTCTGTGAAG GTTTTTAACACAGAGGGAGAATTCCTGCTGAAGTTCGGTTCCAATGGGGAGGGGAATGGACAGTTCAACGCCCCTACAGGGGTGGCCGTGGATGTCAATGGCAACATCATTGTGGCAGACTGGGGCAACAGCCGGATACAG gTGTTTGATGGTAGTGGTTCATTCCTGTCCTACATCAACACATCTGCAGACCCTCTCTATGGTCCCCAGGGCCTGGCCCTCACCTCTGATGGCCACGTGGTGGTGGCCGACTCCGGGAACCACTGTTTTAAAGTCTATCGTTACCTGCAGTAg